One genomic segment of Gemmatimonadaceae bacterium includes these proteins:
- a CDS encoding HigA family addiction module antitoxin — MAAHRKLTPIHPGEVLALDFLEPLGVSQYRLAKDISVPARRINEIVHGTRAISADTALRLARYFGTSDRFWLNLQARYDLEVERDHLGARLEKEVRVLDRAS; from the coding sequence ATGGCGGCACATCGCAAACTCACACCAATCCATCCTGGCGAAGTACTCGCGCTCGATTTTCTCGAGCCGCTTGGTGTTTCCCAGTACCGATTGGCGAAGGACATCAGCGTACCGGCGCGCCGGATCAATGAGATCGTCCATGGCACGCGAGCGATTTCGGCGGACACGGCGCTGAGGCTGGCGCGGTATTTCGGCACCAGTGATCGCTTCTGGCTCAATCTGCAGGCGCGTTACGATCTCGAGGTGGAGCGTGATCACCTCGGCGCGAGACTCGAGAAAGAAGTTCGAGTTCTCGACCGCGCTAGCTGA
- a CDS encoding tannase/feruloyl esterase family alpha/beta hydrolase, with the protein MPERSHAHLGLTLAAMLFAAAPIRAQAPATVTAPGGACAALRSLRLPDVRLTEVVDAPDPLDHGDLARTPHCRVTGVISKEILFVVTLPDKWNQRLLMGGNGGFAGSINRDVARNATYGYVTVSTNTGHADPADGAGAKWALNNPERQINYAFLGVHRTVEVAKVLTKAFYGAEPRYSYFDGCSNGGRQALMEVERYPEDFDGVVAGAPAIPFTNIFASFARNVRAAYPTPAYFAKPLVTQANLDLLAARVLDACDALDGVKDGVLGDPRDCRFKLSSLPACPDDKAAASCLTRAQRHAIETIYSPLTDAEGNVIYPGQPLGGENLRGGWAVWIAGSDSVIVHDFHYPSLQPFFAIEGARYLVFNDPSWDYTQSHADLYKEGRRISPMYGADDPNISKFGARKAKLILWHGWADPALNPLETIRYYEQVLAKNANARDYVRLFMEPGVLHCAGGNGPSNVAWLATIAKWVENGVAPEQVVATKQNSTGQVVLARPLCAYPKRAVYNGSGSPDEANSFACRDP; encoded by the coding sequence ATGCCTGAAAGATCCCACGCCCACCTCGGGCTCACGCTCGCCGCCATGCTCTTCGCTGCGGCGCCGATTCGCGCACAGGCGCCCGCCACCGTCACCGCACCCGGCGGCGCGTGCGCCGCGCTCCGAAGCTTGCGCCTCCCCGACGTCAGACTAACGGAAGTCGTCGACGCGCCCGACCCGCTCGACCACGGCGATCTGGCGCGGACGCCGCACTGCAGAGTGACGGGGGTGATCAGCAAGGAGATCCTCTTCGTCGTCACGCTGCCGGACAAATGGAATCAGCGTTTACTCATGGGCGGCAACGGTGGATTCGCCGGCTCGATCAATCGCGACGTCGCCCGCAACGCGACGTACGGCTACGTCACCGTCAGCACCAACACCGGCCATGCGGATCCGGCCGACGGCGCGGGCGCCAAATGGGCCCTGAACAACCCCGAGCGACAGATCAACTACGCCTTCCTCGGCGTGCATCGCACGGTGGAAGTTGCGAAGGTACTCACGAAGGCCTTCTACGGCGCCGAGCCGCGCTACTCCTACTTCGACGGCTGCTCCAACGGTGGACGCCAGGCCCTCATGGAAGTCGAGCGGTATCCCGAAGACTTCGACGGCGTGGTCGCAGGCGCACCGGCGATTCCGTTCACGAACATCTTCGCGTCGTTTGCTCGCAACGTGCGCGCCGCGTATCCGACTCCGGCGTATTTCGCGAAGCCCCTCGTGACGCAGGCGAACCTCGACCTGCTCGCCGCCCGCGTGCTCGACGCCTGCGACGCACTCGACGGTGTGAAAGACGGCGTGCTCGGCGATCCGCGCGACTGCAGGTTCAAGTTGTCGTCGCTGCCCGCGTGCCCTGACGACAAGGCGGCCGCGAGCTGCCTGACCAGGGCGCAGCGGCACGCGATCGAAACCATCTATTCGCCGCTCACGGACGCCGAGGGGAACGTGATCTATCCGGGCCAGCCGTTAGGCGGTGAAAACCTCCGCGGTGGCTGGGCAGTCTGGATCGCCGGCTCCGACAGCGTCATCGTGCACGACTTTCACTACCCGAGCCTGCAGCCGTTCTTCGCGATCGAAGGCGCGCGCTATCTGGTCTTCAACGATCCCTCGTGGGACTACACCCAGAGTCACGCTGACCTATATAAGGAAGGGCGTCGCATCTCGCCGATGTATGGCGCGGACGATCCAAACATCTCGAAGTTCGGCGCGCGGAAGGCAAAGCTGATTCTGTGGCACGGCTGGGCAGACCCCGCGCTGAATCCGCTCGAGACGATCAGGTACTACGAGCAGGTGCTTGCGAAGAATGCCAACGCGCGCGACTACGTGCGTCTATTCATGGAGCCGGGCGTGTTGCACTGCGCCGGCGGGAACGGTCCGTCGAACGTGGCGTGGTTGGCGACGATCGCGAAGTGGGTGGAGAACGGCGTCGCGCCGGAGCAGGTGGTCGCGACGAAACAGAATTCCACGGGTCAGGTGGTTCTCGCGCGTCCGTTGTGCGCGTATCCGAAGCGCGCTGTCTACAACGGAAGCGGCAGTCCGGACGAGGCGAACAGCTTCGCCTGCCGCGACCCGTGA
- a CDS encoding type II toxin-antitoxin system PemK/MazF family toxin — protein MIERGDVWWAELEEPRGSAPGFRRPLVVVQINAFNRSRIQTVVCVVLSSNLRLADAPGNVVVAKRDAGLPKDSVANISQIVTVDREVLTERAGKLPPLVRERIDRGLRLVLGL, from the coding sequence GTGATCGAGCGCGGTGACGTGTGGTGGGCGGAGCTCGAGGAGCCGCGTGGATCAGCGCCGGGATTTCGCCGGCCGCTCGTCGTCGTTCAGATCAATGCGTTCAACAGGAGCCGCATTCAGACCGTCGTGTGTGTCGTGTTGAGCTCCAACCTTCGCCTCGCGGATGCACCGGGGAACGTCGTCGTGGCCAAGCGAGACGCTGGCCTTCCCAAAGATTCAGTGGCCAATATCTCGCAGATCGTCACGGTCGATCGAGAGGTGCTGACGGAGCGCGCCGGCAAACTACCGCCGCTCGTGCGCGAGCGGATCGACCGCGGCTTACGACTCGTCCTGGGGCTCTGA
- a CDS encoding GH1 family beta-glucosidase, which yields MTDQLSRRTFAKLTGAAALGAANVPLVRQAAHAAQAAASPRSFPTGFLWGTATASYQVEGAVAEDGRLPSIWDSFSHTPGKVANNATGDVADDHYHRYKDDVQLMKALGVKAYRFSIAWPRVFPKGSGAPNAKGLDFYNRLVDELLANGIEPFATLYHWDLPQALQDRVGGWESRETSEAFGKYAGYVAQHLTDRVKRIFTINEFGAFMELGYGIGIHAPGIKLPPARLYQARHNGVLGHGLAVQAIRANGKSGTRVGLAENLVVGVPVIESAEHIAAAEKATRDINSQYLTVIMEGKYTDAYVARMGADAPRVTREDLTTISTPMDFVGINIYQPTFVRADAGPSGYAVVPNPPSYPHMISPWLFIGPEVLYWGPHHVAKIWNVKEIYITENGTSSSDLPAADGKVYDTDRIMFLRNYLSQLQRAVADGVPVQGYFLWSLMDNFEWADGYGNRFGLHYVDYATQRRTPKLSAAFYREVIAQNAVA from the coding sequence ATGACCGACCAGCTCTCCCGCCGAACCTTCGCCAAGCTCACGGGTGCCGCCGCGCTCGGCGCCGCGAACGTCCCCCTCGTCAGGCAGGCGGCACACGCCGCCCAGGCGGCCGCGTCGCCGCGCTCGTTCCCGACGGGCTTCCTCTGGGGAACCGCAACCGCGTCCTATCAAGTCGAGGGCGCCGTCGCCGAAGACGGACGCCTGCCGTCGATCTGGGACAGCTTCTCCCATACGCCCGGGAAAGTCGCCAACAACGCCACCGGTGACGTCGCCGACGACCACTACCATCGCTACAAGGACGACGTCCAGCTCATGAAAGCGCTCGGCGTCAAGGCATACAGATTCTCAATCGCATGGCCACGGGTGTTCCCCAAGGGAAGCGGCGCGCCTAACGCCAAGGGCCTCGACTTCTACAACCGCCTCGTGGACGAGCTGTTGGCCAACGGCATCGAGCCCTTCGCCACGCTCTACCACTGGGACTTGCCGCAGGCGCTCCAGGATCGTGTCGGCGGCTGGGAGTCGCGTGAAACGTCGGAAGCGTTCGGAAAGTACGCCGGCTATGTCGCTCAGCACCTCACCGATCGCGTGAAGCGCATTTTCACGATCAATGAATTCGGCGCTTTCATGGAGCTGGGGTACGGCATCGGCATCCACGCGCCGGGAATCAAGCTGCCGCCCGCGCGCCTCTATCAGGCGCGTCATAACGGTGTGCTCGGCCACGGGCTCGCGGTGCAAGCCATCCGCGCCAACGGCAAATCGGGCACACGGGTAGGGTTGGCGGAGAACCTCGTGGTGGGCGTGCCGGTGATCGAGAGCGCGGAACACATTGCCGCGGCGGAGAAGGCGACGCGCGACATCAACTCCCAGTACCTCACCGTCATCATGGAAGGGAAGTACACGGATGCATACGTCGCGCGCATGGGCGCTGATGCGCCGCGAGTCACGCGGGAAGACCTAACGACGATCTCTACACCTATGGATTTCGTCGGCATCAACATCTATCAGCCAACGTTCGTGCGCGCCGACGCGGGTCCGAGCGGTTATGCCGTCGTGCCGAATCCGCCGTCGTACCCGCACATGATCTCGCCGTGGCTGTTTATAGGACCAGAGGTGTTGTACTGGGGCCCGCACCATGTCGCGAAGATCTGGAACGTGAAGGAAATTTATATCACAGAAAACGGGACTTCCTCGTCGGACCTTCCCGCCGCGGACGGGAAGGTGTACGACACCGACCGCATCATGTTCCTGCGCAACTATCTCAGTCAGCTCCAGCGCGCCGTGGCCGACGGCGTGCCCGTGCAGGGCTACTTCCTCTGG
- a CDS encoding DUF933 domain-containing protein, with product MKIGLVGFAGSGKSTVFNTMTGLVVPVGYGSEVRLGAVRVPDERIDALSKIFSPKKTTYAEMSFCDIPGERGAERKGLSAKALQPIREQDALCLVLRDFTNPAIEDDPNPLRDLDAFHLECVFADLDIVERRLRRGQKDHATPRELAQFDLMRNVLEDGRPLRSVPASELDRGALKGYGFLSDLPLLVAVNRDEERAAAPLPNDLAARIGALNAGGLVLSASVEAEIATIDAAEQAAFLEDLGLYESALARFIRAAYDLLDLISFFTVGADEVRAWPIRRGTLARQAAGRIHSDLERGFIRAEVIPYATFMRLGSEQAVKDAGLLQIEGKDHAVHDGDIMHIRFNV from the coding sequence ATGAAGATTGGTCTCGTTGGATTCGCCGGCTCGGGGAAATCGACGGTGTTCAACACGATGACCGGACTCGTCGTCCCCGTTGGGTACGGGAGCGAGGTCCGGCTCGGTGCGGTTCGCGTGCCTGACGAGAGGATCGACGCGCTGTCAAAGATCTTCTCGCCGAAGAAGACAACGTACGCCGAGATGAGCTTCTGCGACATACCGGGCGAGCGCGGCGCGGAGCGGAAGGGGCTGTCCGCCAAGGCGCTCCAACCGATTCGGGAGCAGGACGCGCTCTGTCTCGTGCTGAGAGACTTCACGAATCCGGCGATCGAGGACGACCCGAACCCTCTTCGTGACCTCGACGCCTTTCACCTCGAGTGTGTATTCGCCGACCTCGATATCGTCGAGCGTCGCTTGCGGCGCGGGCAGAAGGACCACGCGACGCCGCGGGAACTGGCCCAGTTCGATCTGATGAGGAACGTTCTCGAAGATGGCCGGCCACTCCGCAGCGTCCCGGCCTCGGAGTTGGACCGCGGCGCGCTGAAGGGATACGGTTTCCTCAGCGACCTGCCGCTGCTCGTCGCGGTCAACCGTGACGAGGAACGCGCGGCGGCGCCGCTGCCTAACGACCTTGCCGCCCGAATCGGAGCGCTGAACGCTGGGGGCTTGGTGCTCTCCGCCAGCGTCGAGGCCGAGATCGCGACGATCGATGCGGCAGAGCAGGCAGCATTTCTCGAGGATTTGGGTTTATACGAGTCGGCACTCGCGCGCTTTATTCGTGCGGCGTACGACCTATTGGATTTGATCTCGTTCTTCACCGTCGGCGCGGACGAGGTGCGCGCGTGGCCGATTCGTCGCGGCACGCTGGCTCGTCAGGCGGCCGGCCGAATTCACTCGGATCTGGAGCGGGGCTTCATTCGAGCAGAGGTCATTCCGTACGCGACGTTCATGAGGCTCGGCTCGGAGCAGGCGGTCAAGGACGCGGGGCTGCTCCAGATCGAGGGAAAGGACCACGCCGTGCACGACGGCGACATCATGCACATTCGGTTCAACGTGTAG
- a CDS encoding ribbon-helix-helix domain-containing protein: MKTAISLPDDLFAAVDVLARKLGIPRSRLVAEALAEYVAKHRHGRVTEQLDAVYTAESSAVDEPVRRAQRRVVKRNDW, from the coding sequence ATGAAAACAGCGATTTCCCTCCCGGACGATCTCTTCGCGGCGGTCGATGTGCTCGCGCGCAAGCTCGGCATTCCCCGCAGCCGACTGGTCGCCGAGGCGCTGGCGGAGTACGTCGCCAAACATCGGCACGGCCGAGTGACCGAGCAGCTCGATGCGGTCTACACCGCCGAATCGTCGGCCGTCGATGAGCCGGTTCGTCGCGCGCAGCGACGCGTCGTGAAGCGAAACGATTGGTGA
- a CDS encoding type II toxin-antitoxin system RelE/ParE family toxin, protein MIHSFGDRDTERLFRRERVRRFPAELHRLMLRKLGLVDAAEYLADLRVPPGNRLEKLEGDRAGQHSIGVNDQWRICFRWKDGAHDIELVDYHR, encoded by the coding sequence GTGATCCACAGTTTCGGCGATCGCGACACGGAACGGCTCTTCCGCCGAGAACGAGTTCGGCGTTTCCCGGCCGAACTCCACCGACTCATGCTACGCAAACTGGGGCTCGTTGATGCCGCCGAGTATTTGGCGGACCTGAGGGTCCCGCCCGGCAACCGCCTGGAAAAGCTCGAGGGCGATCGCGCCGGTCAGCACAGTATTGGCGTCAACGACCAATGGCGAATCTGTTTTCGGTGGAAGGACGGGGCACACGACATCGAACTGGTGGATTACCATCGGTAA